Proteins found in one Oncorhynchus tshawytscha isolate Ot180627B linkage group LG25, Otsh_v2.0, whole genome shotgun sequence genomic segment:
- the LOC112224305 gene encoding alpha-synuclein isoform X1: MDVLMRGFSMAKEGVVAAAEKTKAGVEGAAAKTKEGVMYVGSKTKEGMDAGVNKVANRDQANIVGDPTAAGADLSQGGMENTGQAEEPQPVYEAEYGGMEQGGEGEGSQGGY; encoded by the exons ATGGATGTACTGATGAGAGGGTTCAGCATGGCTAAGGAGGGGGTGGTGGCCGCAGCAGAGAAGACTAAGGCTGGGGTGGAGGGGGCAGCCGCCAAGACCAAGGAGGGGGTCATGTATGTag GTTCAAAGACAAAGGAGGGAATGGACGCAGGAGTAAACaaag TTGCTAACCGCGACCAGGCAAACATCGTCGGGGACCCCACTGCTGCCGGAGCTGACCTCTCGCAGGGTGGCATGGAGAACACCGGACAGGCG GAGGAGCCTCAGCCTGTATACGAG gcgGAATATGGAggaatggagcagggaggagaaggagag GGCTCTCAGGGCGGCTACTAG
- the LOC112224305 gene encoding alpha-synuclein isoform X2, whose protein sequence is MDVLMRGFSMAKEGVVAAAEKTKAGVEGAAAKTKEGVMYVGSKTKEGMDAGVNKVANRDQANIVGDPTAAGADLSQGGMENTGQAAEYGGMEQGGEGEGSQGGY, encoded by the exons ATGGATGTACTGATGAGAGGGTTCAGCATGGCTAAGGAGGGGGTGGTGGCCGCAGCAGAGAAGACTAAGGCTGGGGTGGAGGGGGCAGCCGCCAAGACCAAGGAGGGGGTCATGTATGTag GTTCAAAGACAAAGGAGGGAATGGACGCAGGAGTAAACaaag TTGCTAACCGCGACCAGGCAAACATCGTCGGGGACCCCACTGCTGCCGGAGCTGACCTCTCGCAGGGTGGCATGGAGAACACCGGACAGGCG gcgGAATATGGAggaatggagcagggaggagaaggagag GGCTCTCAGGGCGGCTACTAG